Proteins from one Planctomyces sp. SH-PL62 genomic window:
- a CDS encoding adenylate kinase family protein produces the protein MTADGNTLDLAHHPGKYRTILLFGMPGSGKGTQGSVLGQLPDLVHISMGDVFRKIPKLGKIGAEIESYTSVGKMVPDDLTVRIFERHVKILELQEFFIPDHHTLILDGLPRSYAQAERLDFLLNVVQIFHLKIQDKKLAMKRLRSRAMLENRLDDMNEEVINRRLNTYYEETVRTLSFYPPELVYEVDAGQDMIDVLKDVVDRLSEIKRFAKPPAAAVRDATSTTTSS, from the coding sequence ATGACCGCCGACGGGAACACCCTCGACCTCGCCCACCACCCGGGCAAATATCGCACGATCCTGTTGTTCGGCATGCCAGGCAGCGGCAAAGGGACCCAGGGATCGGTGCTCGGCCAGCTCCCCGACCTGGTCCACATCTCGATGGGGGACGTCTTCCGCAAGATCCCCAAGCTGGGGAAGATCGGCGCGGAGATCGAGAGCTACACGTCGGTCGGGAAGATGGTCCCCGACGACCTGACGGTCCGCATCTTCGAGCGCCACGTCAAGATCCTGGAATTGCAGGAATTCTTCATCCCCGACCACCACACCCTGATCCTCGACGGCCTCCCCCGCAGCTACGCCCAGGCCGAGCGGCTCGATTTCCTACTTAACGTGGTCCAGATCTTCCACCTGAAGATCCAGGACAAGAAGCTCGCGATGAAGCGGCTTCGGTCCCGCGCCATGCTGGAGAACCGCCTCGACGATATGAACGAGGAGGTCATCAATCGACGCTTGAACACGTACTATGAAGAAACCGTCAGGACGCTCAGCTTCTACCCGCCCGAACTGGTCTACGAGGTCGATGCCGGTCAGGACATGATCGACGTTCTCAAGGACGTCGTCGACCGGCTCTCCGAGATCAAGCGATTCGCGAAGCCTCCGGCCGCCGCCGTGCGGGACGCCACCTCGACCACCACCTCGTCCTGA
- a CDS encoding glutaredoxin family protein, with product MTTLWSRLGFRKPATEPLAITVYSRQGCGCCHKAIGLLEGFRGRYRLRIEEVDVDESPELKARYGMEVPVVAVDGRVRFRGVVNPAMLERLLRAEAPKAAGPER from the coding sequence ATGACGACGTTGTGGAGCCGGCTCGGGTTTCGGAAGCCCGCGACCGAGCCCCTGGCGATCACGGTCTATTCCCGCCAGGGGTGCGGTTGCTGTCACAAGGCGATCGGCCTGCTGGAGGGCTTTCGGGGGCGTTATCGCCTCCGGATCGAGGAGGTCGATGTCGACGAGTCGCCGGAGCTGAAGGCCCGATACGGGATGGAGGTCCCGGTCGTCGCGGTCGACGGCCGGGTCCGATTCCGGGGGGTGGTCAACCCGGCGATGCTGGAGCGGCTGTTGCGGGCCGAGGCGCCGAAGGCGGCCGGGCCGGAGCGATGA
- a CDS encoding histidine phosphatase family protein — MFLIRHAETSAPNIFHGAESDIGLSPWGERQSRMLADHLATSGAEAVYCSGMSRAIATATPIAEALGLTPVVVPELHERRIGPLSGQGREEGWGVYEESKRRWIAGDLEFTHPGGESFAAMGRRVLPIFADLQARHPNGRFIVVVHGIVIRVALLGLLPGHTPADFDRIAIDFASINELVHDEDGWRAEALNVVVAPSPARPVA; from the coding sequence ATGTTCCTGATTCGACACGCCGAGACCTCGGCGCCGAACATCTTTCACGGAGCCGAATCCGATATCGGCCTGAGCCCCTGGGGCGAGCGCCAGTCCCGGATGCTGGCCGACCACCTCGCCACGAGCGGCGCCGAGGCCGTCTACTGCTCCGGGATGAGCCGGGCGATCGCCACCGCGACGCCGATCGCCGAGGCGCTCGGCCTGACGCCCGTCGTCGTCCCCGAGCTCCACGAGCGCCGGATCGGACCGCTGAGCGGCCAAGGCCGCGAGGAAGGCTGGGGCGTGTACGAGGAGTCGAAGCGACGCTGGATCGCGGGCGACCTCGAATTCACCCACCCCGGCGGCGAGTCGTTCGCCGCGATGGGCCGCCGCGTCCTGCCGATCTTCGCCGATCTCCAGGCGCGACATCCCAACGGCCGGTTCATCGTGGTCGTCCACGGGATCGTGATCCGCGTCGCCCTGCTCGGACTCCTCCCCGGCCACACTCCGGCCGATTTCGACCGGATCGCCATCGACTTCGCCTCGATCAACGAACTCGTCCACGACGAGGACGGGTGGAGGGCCGAGGCCCTCAACGTGGTCGTGGCCCCCTCCCCCGCGCGGCCCGTGGCCTGA
- a CDS encoding site-specific DNA-methyltransferase, translating to MAKKKPAAASVAVDSHKHVADRRPNIPTRETAAFSDDGVGRAVYERDRSLDPQLVWKGKDEQDARPLEVPAVPLHVQEKIHPQAIVEDLKRRAAAPRPAADVQLDLFADFNGLDDFAKKLEFYQHDQHWTNRLILGDSLLVMASLAEKERLRGQVQCIFFDPPYGIKFGSNWQVSTRKRDVKDAKAEDLTRQPEQIRAFRDTWQLGIHSYLTYMRDRLTAARSLLTDSGSIFVQIGDENVHLIRSLMDEIFGSENFCALITFKKTSSASSEILSGVSDYLLWYAKTHDQVKMRSLYALKNLSDSTDGSYDCIESPDAKSWRRMRSTEKSDVASIPPGWRVFMAGAITSSRPPGSFPVQYEGKTYVPSSGYWKTGEAGFKQLVNAKRLVNVNGNLRYRRYFNDFPVSPINNLWTDTTTGTYTEAKVYVVQTNTKVVERCILMTTDPGDLVIDPTCGSGTTAHVAEQWGRRWITIDTSRVALALARTRLMAARFPYYLLADSPEGRKKQAELTGAPSDPNGPALRRDIHKGFVYRTVPHVTLKSIANNPDIKEGMTREQIDQAIARHADTETLYDQPYEDKNVVRLTGPFTVESLSPHRSLPIAPADDEPAAPEPASAPVANPSFGQMILDNLSTAGVKGTDKAQRITLARLDPFPGEYIHAEGETDAGAAVRVCIGPEFGTLGDADIKKAALEAIKGSRCDLLLVCAFAFEASVHEQTAELTKEIKFGKLAILPVRMNPDLAMGDELLKKTGAGNLFTVFGEPDVKLTAADGKLTVEIRGVDVFDPGTGAVRTGDVDDIACWFLDTDYDGQSFFVRHAYFLYGGKDTKEGPYDKLKKALRAEIDEGEWSKLYSAVSQPFPVPTTGKIAVKVINHFGDEVLKVYTVPPAR from the coding sequence ATGGCCAAGAAGAAGCCCGCCGCCGCGTCCGTCGCGGTCGATTCGCACAAGCACGTCGCCGACAGGCGGCCCAACATCCCCACCCGCGAGACCGCGGCGTTCTCCGACGACGGCGTCGGCAGGGCCGTGTACGAGCGCGACCGCTCGCTCGACCCCCAGCTCGTCTGGAAGGGGAAGGACGAGCAGGACGCCAGGCCCCTGGAAGTCCCCGCGGTGCCGCTGCACGTCCAGGAGAAGATCCACCCCCAGGCGATCGTCGAGGACCTGAAGCGCCGGGCCGCCGCCCCCCGGCCCGCCGCCGACGTCCAGCTCGACCTGTTCGCCGACTTCAACGGCCTGGACGACTTCGCCAAGAAGCTGGAGTTCTACCAGCACGACCAGCACTGGACCAACCGCCTCATCCTCGGCGACAGCCTGCTCGTCATGGCCAGCCTCGCCGAGAAGGAACGCCTCCGCGGCCAGGTCCAGTGCATCTTCTTCGACCCCCCCTACGGCATCAAGTTCGGCAGCAACTGGCAGGTGAGCACCCGTAAGCGGGACGTCAAAGACGCGAAGGCCGAGGACTTGACCCGCCAGCCCGAGCAGATCAGGGCTTTTCGAGACACCTGGCAGCTGGGGATTCACAGCTATCTGACGTACATGCGGGATCGGCTTACCGCGGCGAGGAGCTTGTTGACCGATTCAGGAAGCATCTTTGTCCAGATCGGCGACGAAAATGTCCACCTGATTCGTTCGCTAATGGACGAGATATTCGGGAGCGAGAATTTTTGTGCGCTCATTACTTTCAAGAAGACGAGCAGCGCGTCGAGCGAAATCCTTAGTGGCGTCTCCGATTATCTATTGTGGTACGCGAAAACTCATGACCAAGTCAAAATGCGATCACTGTACGCGTTGAAGAACTTAAGCGATTCGACGGATGGCAGTTACGACTGCATAGAGTCCCCTGATGCAAAGTCTTGGCGGCGCATGAGATCAACAGAAAAGTCAGATGTCGCTTCCATTCCTCCCGGCTGGCGGGTCTTTATGGCAGGTGCGATTACCTCGTCTCGCCCGCCTGGTTCATTTCCCGTTCAGTATGAGGGGAAAACCTACGTGCCGAGTTCAGGCTACTGGAAGACGGGTGAGGCAGGGTTTAAACAGCTTGTAAATGCCAAACGACTGGTCAACGTTAATGGCAACCTACGATATCGGCGATACTTCAACGACTTTCCGGTTTCGCCAATCAATAACCTCTGGACAGACACGACAACTGGAACCTACACGGAAGCGAAGGTTTACGTCGTCCAGACCAATACGAAGGTTGTTGAACGCTGCATCCTGATGACCACCGACCCCGGCGACCTTGTGATCGATCCGACGTGTGGGAGCGGGACGACGGCCCATGTCGCTGAGCAATGGGGACGACGATGGATCACCATCGACACGTCCCGCGTCGCGCTGGCGCTGGCTCGCACTCGGCTGATGGCTGCGCGCTTCCCATATTACCTGCTCGCCGATTCGCCCGAGGGCCGCAAGAAGCAGGCCGAGCTGACCGGCGCACCGTCCGACCCCAACGGCCCCGCCTTGCGGCGCGACATCCACAAGGGGTTCGTATATCGCACCGTGCCGCACGTCACGCTCAAGAGCATCGCCAACAACCCCGACATCAAGGAGGGGATGACTCGCGAGCAGATCGACCAGGCGATCGCCCGCCACGCCGACACGGAGACGCTCTACGACCAGCCGTATGAGGACAAGAATGTGGTGCGGCTGACCGGGCCGTTCACCGTGGAGAGCCTGTCGCCCCACCGCAGCCTGCCGATCGCGCCGGCAGACGACGAGCCCGCGGCCCCCGAGCCGGCGTCGGCCCCCGTCGCGAACCCGAGCTTCGGCCAGATGATCCTGGACAACCTCAGCACGGCCGGCGTGAAGGGGACGGACAAGGCGCAGCGGATCACGCTCGCCCGGCTCGACCCGTTCCCCGGCGAGTACATCCACGCCGAGGGCGAGACCGACGCCGGCGCGGCCGTCCGCGTCTGCATCGGCCCGGAGTTCGGCACGCTCGGCGACGCCGACATCAAGAAGGCAGCGCTGGAGGCGATCAAGGGGAGCCGCTGCGATTTGCTGCTGGTCTGCGCCTTCGCGTTCGAGGCGAGCGTCCACGAGCAGACCGCCGAGCTGACCAAGGAGATCAAGTTCGGCAAGCTGGCGATCCTGCCGGTTCGGATGAACCCCGACCTGGCGATGGGCGACGAGCTGCTGAAGAAGACCGGGGCCGGCAACCTGTTCACCGTCTTCGGCGAGCCCGACGTCAAGCTGACCGCGGCCGACGGCAAGCTGACGGTCGAGATCCGCGGCGTCGACGTCTTCGACCCCGGCACCGGCGCCGTCCGCACCGGCGACGTCGACGACATCGCCTGCTGGTTCCTCGACACCGACTACGACGGCCAGTCCTTCTTCGTCCGCCACGCCTACTTCCTCTACGGCGGCAAGGACACCAAGGAAGGCCCCTACGACAAGCTCAAGAAGGCCCTCCGCGCCGAGATCGACGAGGGCGAATGGTCCAAGCTCTACAGCGCCGTCAGCCAGCCCTTCCCCGTCCCGACCACCGGCAAGATCGCCGTGAAGGTCATCAACCACTTCGGCGACGAGGTCCTCAAGGTCTACACCGTGCCGCCCGCCCGTTAG
- a CDS encoding OPT family oligopeptide transporter gives MPMAHAPSSPADADPSKSFRPYVPADQEPAELTFRAVALGSLLGVVFGASSLYLFLKVGMTVSASIPVAVLAITIFRGLSYAFGLRRATILENNVVQTAGSAGESIAFGVGATMPALMLLGYDLEWSRVMLVSVLGGLLGILMMIPLRKAFIVKQHGTLPYPEGTACAKVLIVGEHGGSNARTVFLGFGLGAIYKVLMQGLKLWPEGWDRAITGIKGYNKAVVAIEPDPTLLGVGYIIGPRIAAVMVGGGLLTSLMLVPMIAYFGEELPGVLPPGQARIAEMGPGAIAGQYVRYIGAGAVATGGILSMLNALPLIFSSIAGSLRALKSAERSTENGVQGTPRTDRDIPMPLVLLGTLGLVALIASSNLIPADASGRIAGAFLIVLFGFLFVTVSSRITGVIGSSSNPISGMTIATLLLTCLIFVMLGWVGGEYRLIALSIAAIVCIASSNGGTISQDLKTGYLVGATPWRQQVAILIGALLSAVVMGGTLLWLNDAYTTVSNRPEDLPTAVFDVSKLTETDTHEGREFKVLRLTAPIEGALPGTYLVDEAGKAQWIRDAGIGGRLDHSTSGEPVKKFNPPQPRLFATIIDGIMSGDLPWGLVILGAVLAIVVQLAGVSSLAFAVGVYLPLSTTLPIFVGGLVRLLVDRARNFSAADSETSPGTMMATGLIAGGSLAGILIAVLKVYEDLGKAVDFSTTLPGGEVQYLLPALGAFSVLTIALVLVAMTSKRQAMIEVSEDHSAPVEGPDA, from the coding sequence ATGCCCATGGCGCACGCCCCATCTTCGCCGGCCGACGCCGATCCGTCGAAGTCCTTCCGACCCTACGTCCCCGCCGATCAGGAGCCCGCCGAGCTGACGTTCCGGGCGGTCGCGCTCGGGTCGTTGCTGGGGGTGGTCTTCGGGGCCTCGTCGCTCTACCTGTTCCTCAAGGTGGGCATGACCGTCTCGGCGTCGATCCCGGTCGCCGTGCTGGCGATCACGATCTTCCGGGGTCTCTCCTACGCCTTCGGCCTGCGCCGGGCGACGATCCTCGAGAACAACGTCGTGCAGACGGCCGGCTCGGCGGGGGAGTCGATCGCGTTCGGCGTCGGGGCCACGATGCCGGCCTTGATGCTCCTGGGATACGACCTGGAGTGGTCGCGGGTGATGCTCGTCTCGGTGCTCGGCGGCCTGCTGGGCATCCTGATGATGATCCCCCTGCGCAAGGCGTTCATCGTCAAGCAGCACGGGACCTTGCCGTACCCCGAGGGGACCGCCTGCGCCAAGGTGCTGATCGTCGGCGAGCACGGCGGCTCGAACGCCCGTACGGTCTTCCTGGGCTTCGGACTGGGGGCGATCTACAAGGTCTTGATGCAGGGTCTGAAGCTCTGGCCGGAGGGATGGGATCGGGCGATCACCGGGATCAAGGGCTATAACAAGGCCGTCGTGGCGATCGAGCCCGACCCGACGCTCCTGGGCGTCGGCTATATCATCGGCCCCCGGATCGCCGCGGTCATGGTCGGCGGCGGCCTGCTGACCTCCTTGATGCTCGTGCCGATGATCGCCTACTTCGGCGAGGAACTGCCGGGCGTCCTCCCTCCCGGCCAGGCCCGGATCGCCGAGATGGGCCCGGGGGCCATCGCCGGGCAATACGTCCGCTACATCGGCGCGGGGGCCGTGGCCACCGGCGGCATCCTGAGCATGCTCAACGCCCTGCCGCTGATCTTCTCGTCGATCGCCGGCAGCCTGCGAGCATTGAAGTCCGCCGAGCGCTCGACCGAGAACGGCGTGCAGGGGACTCCCCGTACCGACCGCGACATCCCGATGCCCCTGGTGCTCCTGGGGACGCTCGGCCTGGTCGCTCTGATCGCGTCGTCGAACCTCATCCCGGCCGACGCCTCGGGCCGGATCGCCGGCGCATTCCTGATCGTGCTGTTCGGCTTCCTGTTCGTCACGGTCAGTTCGCGGATCACCGGCGTCATCGGCTCGTCGTCGAACCCGATCTCCGGGATGACGATCGCCACGCTGCTGCTGACCTGCCTCATCTTCGTGATGCTCGGCTGGGTGGGGGGCGAATACCGGCTGATCGCGCTCTCCATCGCCGCCATCGTCTGCATCGCCTCGTCCAACGGCGGCACGATCTCCCAGGACCTCAAGACGGGCTATCTCGTCGGCGCGACCCCCTGGCGGCAGCAGGTGGCGATCTTGATCGGCGCCTTGCTCTCCGCCGTCGTCATGGGCGGTACGCTGCTCTGGCTGAACGACGCCTACACCACCGTCTCGAACCGCCCCGAGGACCTCCCGACCGCCGTCTTCGACGTCTCGAAGCTCACGGAGACGGACACCCACGAGGGCCGCGAGTTCAAGGTCTTGCGCCTCACCGCCCCCATCGAGGGCGCCCTCCCCGGGACCTACCTCGTCGACGAAGCCGGCAAGGCGCAGTGGATCAGGGACGCGGGGATCGGCGGCCGGCTGGACCACTCCACGAGCGGCGAGCCGGTCAAGAAGTTCAACCCACCCCAGCCCCGGCTGTTCGCGACGATCATCGACGGCATCATGTCCGGCGACCTCCCCTGGGGCCTCGTGATCCTGGGCGCCGTCCTGGCGATCGTCGTCCAGCTCGCGGGGGTCTCGTCGCTGGCGTTCGCGGTGGGGGTGTACCTGCCGCTCTCCACGACCCTGCCGATCTTCGTCGGCGGCCTCGTCCGCCTGCTGGTCGACCGCGCCCGGAACTTCTCCGCCGCCGACTCCGAGACCAGCCCCGGCACCATGATGGCCACCGGCCTGATCGCCGGCGGTTCGCTGGCCGGCATCCTCATCGCCGTGCTGAAGGTCTACGAAGACCTCGGTAAGGCCGTCGACTTCTCGACCACCCTCCCCGGCGGCGAGGTCCAGTACCTCCTCCCGGCGCTGGGCGCCTTCTCGGTCCTCACCATCGCCCTCGTGCTCGTCGCGATGACCAGCAAACGACAGGCGATGATCGAAGTGAGCGAGGACCATTCCGCACCGGTCGAGGGCCCCGACGCCTGA
- a CDS encoding Fic family protein, which yields MPPRIEPDLRLMSLLSTADRALGELAGIGRRLRNPHLLIRPFIRREAVLSSRIEGTITRLDQLFLFEAQPEEPSHPSDAGEVRNYVRALEHGLEYIRGGEPFSLRMLREIHHLLLDGVRGAEKRPGELRDRAVLIGRSSEFDEARFIPPCHTTIGPMLDDFVAFLRDERSLPVAIQLALAHYQFETIHPFNDGNGRVGRLLITLMLCERQILPQPLLYLSAFFEQHREEYYDHLLNVSRRAAWNDWFGFFARAIAEQARDAVIRVQRLQDLQETLRQRTSRLIRTAAPQILVDELFASPFITMNRAADVMGVAFKSAARTIITLEEAGILREITGQQRNRVYCADEILRLLDEPLTDDPPTP from the coding sequence TTGCCTCCTCGGATCGAACCCGACCTGCGGCTGATGTCGCTCCTGTCGACCGCCGATCGGGCGCTCGGCGAGTTGGCGGGGATCGGTCGGCGGCTGAGGAATCCCCACCTGCTGATCCGGCCGTTCATCCGCCGCGAGGCCGTGCTCTCCAGCCGGATCGAGGGGACGATCACCCGGCTCGACCAGTTGTTCCTCTTCGAAGCCCAGCCGGAAGAGCCGTCCCACCCCTCGGACGCGGGCGAGGTCCGGAATTACGTCCGGGCGCTCGAGCATGGGCTCGAGTACATCCGCGGCGGGGAACCCTTCTCGCTCCGGATGCTGCGCGAGATCCACCACCTGCTCCTGGACGGCGTCCGGGGCGCGGAGAAGCGGCCCGGCGAACTCCGAGACCGAGCCGTCCTGATCGGCCGCTCGTCCGAATTCGACGAGGCGCGATTCATCCCGCCGTGCCATACCACCATCGGCCCCATGCTCGACGACTTCGTCGCCTTCCTGCGCGACGAGCGTTCGCTCCCGGTGGCGATCCAGCTCGCGCTGGCGCACTACCAGTTCGAGACGATCCACCCGTTCAACGACGGCAACGGCCGCGTCGGCCGGCTGCTCATCACGCTGATGCTCTGCGAACGGCAGATCCTGCCGCAGCCGCTGCTGTACCTGTCCGCGTTCTTCGAGCAGCATCGCGAGGAATACTACGACCACCTGCTGAACGTCAGCCGGCGGGCGGCCTGGAACGACTGGTTCGGCTTCTTCGCGAGGGCGATCGCCGAACAGGCCCGAGACGCCGTGATCCGCGTGCAACGGCTCCAGGACCTCCAGGAGACCTTGCGGCAACGCACCTCCCGCCTGATCCGCACGGCCGCTCCCCAGATCCTCGTCGATGAGCTGTTCGCGTCACCCTTCATCACGATGAACCGGGCGGCCGACGTGATGGGCGTAGCCTTCAAGTCGGCCGCCCGCACGATCATCACGCTGGAAGAGGCCGGCATCCTCCGCGAAATCACCGGTCAGCAGCGCAACCGGGTCTACTGCGCCGACGAGATCCTCCGACTGCTCGACGAGCCGCTCACCGACGACCCTCCCACGCCTTGA
- the yghX gene encoding YghX family hydrolase translates to MARERAQDFDQELLDLYDDYAHGRMDRREFARRAATFAVAGFTAEALIERLSPNYALAQQVAPGDERIHAEYVTYESPKGGGKIKGLLARPKAEARYPAVLVIHENRGLNPYIEDVARRLAVAGFLALAPDALTPLGGYPGNDDQGRAMQAKRNSEEMTEDFIAGAEFLKAHPNSTGKVGAVGFCFGGGMVNALAVRIPATIAAAVPFYGRQPRAEDVPRIEAPLLIHYAGLDARVNEGWPGFETALKASGKKYETHIYPNVNHGFHNDTTPRYDKQAAELAWERTIAFFKQHLG, encoded by the coding sequence ATGGCCAGAGAACGAGCCCAGGATTTCGACCAGGAACTGCTCGACCTTTACGACGATTATGCCCATGGACGCATGGACCGCCGCGAGTTCGCCCGGCGGGCGGCGACCTTCGCCGTCGCGGGGTTCACCGCCGAGGCGCTGATCGAGCGGCTCAGCCCGAATTACGCCCTTGCGCAGCAGGTCGCGCCCGGCGACGAGCGGATCCACGCCGAGTACGTCACCTACGAGTCGCCCAAAGGCGGCGGCAAGATCAAGGGGCTGCTCGCCCGCCCGAAGGCCGAAGCGAGGTATCCGGCCGTCCTCGTCATCCACGAGAATCGCGGCCTGAACCCGTACATCGAGGACGTCGCGAGGCGGCTAGCCGTCGCAGGCTTCCTGGCGCTGGCCCCCGACGCGCTGACGCCGCTCGGCGGATACCCCGGCAATGACGACCAGGGCCGCGCCATGCAGGCGAAGCGCAATTCCGAGGAGATGACGGAGGACTTCATCGCGGGTGCCGAGTTCCTCAAAGCCCACCCGAATTCGACCGGCAAGGTCGGCGCGGTCGGCTTCTGCTTCGGCGGCGGCATGGTCAACGCGCTCGCCGTGCGCATCCCGGCGACGATCGCGGCGGCGGTACCTTTCTACGGCCGCCAGCCTCGGGCCGAGGACGTGCCCAGGATCGAGGCTCCGCTCCTGATCCACTACGCCGGCCTGGACGCCCGGGTCAACGAGGGCTGGCCCGGCTTCGAGACGGCGCTCAAGGCCTCGGGCAAGAAGTACGAGACGCACATCTACCCGAATGTCAACCACGGGTTCCACAACGACACGACCCCGCGCTACGACAAGCAGGCGGCCGAGCTCGCCTGGGAGCGGACGATCGCGTTCTTCAAGCAGCATCTGGGGTGA